The following DNA comes from Alkalibaculum bacchi.
CATCACGAGGGTCGAGATCATTAACATGACGGGAGGTTAAAGACCTCCCCTACTGCTCCAAACCTTATTTATTTTTTGCTTTAGTCGCTATGTAGCTGATAAATTCTACTACCGTAGGAACTTCCCCCTTGCGTGGTACTCTGTCTTGATATGCCCTTGTCACATCATTATGGTTTGTGTTATTATATGTTTCATTAATCACCGATTGCATTTCACGTTCTACCTCTTCCACTGTAATGCCATACTTTCTTGCAACTTCTCGATAAACCTTATTCATACTCATCTGAACTTCCTCCTATATGTATATTATTTTTTAAAATCGGACTAATACTAGTCCCATTATAGCAACAAGTCCCAGTAAAATAAAGAGAAAAAGGACTAAAATCAGTCCTAAATATTTGAGAGGTTTTATATGGCCGAGCAGAAAATAAAATCAGATTCACACATTTCCATAGGAAAAAACATACGAGAAATTAGAATTGCTAAGAATATCGGTCAGACTGAGCTTGTGAGACTTTTGCATTTGCAAGGTGTTTCTATTACTCGTGAATCTTTGGTGAAAATTGAGAGAGGAATACAGCATATCTACGCATCACAACTAAAAGGAATAAAAGATGCTTTACAAACAACCTACGACGAGTTGCTAAAATAGGGAGATCGGCTATCTTTTAATAGAAATATCAGAAGTGCCAGCACAGCACAAGGGAGACAAATAGCTTTGCCTCCCTTGTTCTTTGTTGGCACTTTTGTAAAAAATTTTTCATAATACTTTTTTCTTCACAGGAATCCAGATTTCACTTCTATATTTCGGATTTTTAGTATCTGGGCTCTCATTCCACAAAATTTCAGGGCCTTGGGCTGCCTCATAACCTGAAGATGGAAACCACTCTGAATATATTCTACCCCATATATTTTGAAGTGTTTCTGGAAATGGCCCAATTGATTCGAATACTGCCCAGGTACAAGCATCCATTTTCAGTACATCAAATTCTGCTGTTTCATCACTTGATGTTGCTACACCGATATAATGATCTAATTCTCCCTTTTCTTCCATTCTTCCTTCTGAAAAATTAGTAGAAGCACTAATGATTCCTGTTGGTTCTAGATTTGAAAGTGATTTTAAATGCTTGATAATCTCGGGGGTTAATAATTCAGTCATTTTTGCAATTTCAGGGTTGACACCTTCAAAAATAATTGGAACTCTCTTCTTAAAACCTACTAACTTAAATGGTTCTTTCTCAACAATGCGATAATTCATTTCGCACCCTCCTTTGATTGATAATTGAAAGGTCATTTTAGGATAAGCTTTTATCTGTGTGAGCTCACTTCTTGCCTCTGAAGGAAGAATACCATGCACAGAATGAAAAGCACGAGTAAATGAATCAGCCGAACTATAGCCATATTTAACAGCAATGTCGATTATTCTGAAACTCTTATCTTTCAAATCAAGTGCAGCTAATGTTAATTTTCTTCTTCTGATATACTCTGATAAACTTATACCTGATAAAAAAGAAAACATCCGCTTAAAATGATACTCTGAACAGTAAGCAATTTTAGTTATTTTACTATAATCAATTTCCTCTGTTAAGTGCTCTTCAATGTATGCCAATGCGTTATTCAAACTTCTTAAAGAATCCATTAAACAACCTCCTTTCATCATTAATATTATCAAAGGATACGCTTACCCATCCGACAATCTGTGCACAGTTTAGTCGACTACTTCTAATGCTCTCCACTTTTCGATATTTCTTCAATCCCCTTATAGATTACATAGGCTGCTGTATTTTGCAAACTGGGAGTTTATGAGGGACGGGGAGTTTATGAGGGACGGGGGAGTTTATGAGGGACGGGACTTTTCAAGT
Coding sequences within:
- a CDS encoding sporulation initiation factor Spo0A C-terminal domain-containing protein, with translation MSMNKVYREVARKYGITVEEVEREMQSVINETYNNTNHNDVTRAYQDRVPRKGEVPTVVEFISYIATKAKNK
- a CDS encoding helix-turn-helix domain-containing protein translates to MAEQKIKSDSHISIGKNIREIRIAKNIGQTELVRLLHLQGVSITRESLVKIERGIQHIYASQLKGIKDALQTTYDELLK
- a CDS encoding AraC family transcriptional regulator, with translation MDSLRSLNNALAYIEEHLTEEIDYSKITKIAYCSEYHFKRMFSFLSGISLSEYIRRRKLTLAALDLKDKSFRIIDIAVKYGYSSADSFTRAFHSVHGILPSEARSELTQIKAYPKMTFQLSIKGGCEMNYRIVEKEPFKLVGFKKRVPIIFEGVNPEIAKMTELLTPEIIKHLKSLSNLEPTGIISASTNFSEGRMEEKGELDHYIGVATSSDETAEFDVLKMDACTWAVFESIGPFPETLQNIWGRIYSEWFPSSGYEAAQGPEILWNESPDTKNPKYRSEIWIPVKKKVL